The bacterium genomic interval GTCAGCGCTTGGAGGGAGCCAATCTCGAGGTCTTCGCGCAACGAAGTCGCGTCGGTCACCTCGGTGGCCTCGATCTCTAGGTCTGAAGCCTCGATCAGGTATCGGATGGCTCTCTCGCGCGTCGATGGAATGTGTG includes:
- a CDS encoding acyl carrier protein, translated to MAGSAHIPSTRERAIRYLIEASDLEIEATEVTDATSLREDLEIGSLQALTLVMDLEEEFGIVVEDDEFESLQTVGDVIKLLEPKR